The genome window TTGATTGAAAAATAAGTGAAAAGTAATGCCTCCCCACAGAGTTAGATGCCATCCAAACGGTGAACTATACGATATGCTATGCATTTCTAAATTTCAGCCCTAGTAGGGCTGAAGTATGCTTAATCTAGTACGGTTTTGCCGTGTTAGGATTTCGGGAGTGTTTCAAAGAAGCAAAACTAGCTAAGTAATGCTTCAAGTCGCTCTTGGCAGTCCAGCCATTCCATTTCAATTTCTTCAACGGCTTTTTTCGCTTCGATTTGCTTCGCGAGTGTTTTGGTAAGTTGTGCTTTATTTTCCATTTCATAGATCTCGCTTGAAGCCAGTAGTGCTTCGAGCTGATTTAGCTTTTCACTCGCTTTTTCAAGATCTTTCTCTAACTGTGTGATCTTTTTGCGTAATGGTGCGGTTTGTTGGCGTAACTCCGCCTCTAAACGTTTCTGCTCCTTGCGATTTGCGGCGCTATTATCTGCTTTTTCCTCTGCGCAAGCGGTCGAATTTCCTGAATTTTTTGCTGTTTCAAGTGCATTTTGCTCGTTCAGCCATTTTTGGTAATCCTCTAGATCACCTTTAAACTCTTCGACTTTTTTATCATGTACTAGATAAAATTCATTCACCGTACTGCGCAATAAATGACGATCGTGCGAAACCACTACTAGCGAACCTTCATAATAAGTGAGTGCATCGGTGAGTGCCTGACGCATTTCCAAGTCTAAATGGTTGGTCGGTTCGTCCAACAACAGTAAATTTGGGCGTTGCCATACAATTAACGCTAACACTAAACGGGCTTTTTCTCCACCGGAAAACGAGCCGACATTTTGTTTCACTTTGTCGCCTTTAAAATCAAAGCCTCCCAAATAATTACGTACTTCTTGTTCGGTTAGTTCCGGTGCAATTTTCTGTAAATGCCATAACGGGCTTTCATCAAAGCGTAACGTATCCACTTGATGTTGAGCGAAATAACCTAATTGTACACCTTTAGCTAATTGGATATGTCCGGTTTGCGGAGCTAATTCGCCGGCGAGTAATTTAATCAGCGTGGATTTACCCGCGCCATTTCGCCCGAGTAAACCGATACGTGAGCCGGGCACTAAATTTAACTTAACCGATTCTAAAATGGTTTTGTCACCATAACCAGCACTGGCTTTTTCCATCATTAATAACGGGCTTGGCAAAGCGAGCGGCGGACGGAATTCAAATTCAAATGGGCTATCCGCATAAGCCGGCGCAATCAGTTCCATTTTTTCCAACGCTTTGATACGACTTTGTGCCTGCTTCGCTTTGGTTGCTTTAGCCTTAAAGCGATCGATAAAGCTCTGTAAATGTGCAACTTTTCGCTGTTGTTGTGCATAAGCGGCATTTTGTTGCGAGATTTTGGTTGCGCGCTGAATTTCAAACGAGGTGTAGTTACCGGTGTAATCATTCAACTGTTGATTTTCGATATGAATCACGCGATCAATAATCGGATCAAGAAAATCTCGGTCGTGGGAAATCAGCAATAATGTGCCACGATAATTGGTCAGCCATTTTTCCAGCCAAATCACCGCATCTAAATCCAAGTGGTTAGTTGGTTCATCGAGTAGCGACAAATCAGAACGGCAGATCAAGGCTTGCGCCAAATTCAAACGCATACGCCAACCGCCTGAAAATGATTTCACCGGTAAAGAGAGTTGTTCGTTAGAGAAGCCCAAACCGTTTAACAAGGTTGTTGCTCGGGCTTGAATTGTCCATGCGTCAATTGTATCCAGTTGAGTGTGAATGAGAGCAATTTGATTGCCATTGTTTTCTTGATTAGCTTTCTCTAATTGGCTCATTAAACCGGTATATTCGCGATCGCCTTGGATCACATAATCCAATGCGGAAATTTCAAGTGCCGGTGTTTCTTGATTTACCCAAGAAATCGCCCAGTTTTTCGGTAGAGAAACATCGCCGCCTTCCGGTTGTAATTCGCCTTTCACTAAAGCGAAAAGTGAGGATTTGCCACAACCGTTTTTGCCGACCAATCCAACTTTTTGACCGGTATGAATGGTGACGGATGTATTTTCTAAAAGGACGGATTGTCCACGTTTTAAGATAAGATCTGTGAAAAAAATCATTATAAGTGCTTGGTTTATGTTAAAATTTTGCCGTTATTCTAACATAAATAGAGGAAGCTATGTTTGATTCATTAGCAGTACAATTTGTTGTATTGTGGGCGGTAATTGACCCTATCGGTTCAATTCCGGTGTATTTGGCGAAAACGATCGGTTTGCCAATCGAAGATCGTCGTAAAATTGCACGTAATGCGGTGGTGATTTCTGCTGGTATTTTAATGTTTTTCTTAGTCGGCGGGCAGATGTTGCTGGAAGCAATGCAGATTCCGCTATCGGCATTCCAAAGCGCCGGCGGCTTAGTATTATTACTGTTTGCGTTAACAATGATTTTTGGTGAGAGTAAACCGGAACAAGAGATGAAAATAAAAGCCAGTATTAGTGAGCTGGCGGTTTACCCTTTAGCCGTGCCATCTATTGCTTCACCGGGAGCGATGATGGCAATCGTATTACTTACCGATAACCACCGTTTTAGTATTACCGATCAAGTGGTTACGGCAGGTATTATGCTGTCGGTATTGGCGATTACCTACTTATTTTTACTGGCGGCAAATCGCATTCAACACTTTATTGGTAATGCGGGAGCGGCGATCATTAGCCGTGTCATGGGTTTAATTTTAGCGTCAGTTGCGATTAATAATTTATTAGTCGGAGTGCGAGATTTCTTTATTCAAGTGAGTTAAATAACTGAGGATTTTATGGCATTACGTACTTTGTCGGAAGCATTACAAGAAATGCTAAACCGCTTACCAACAGCATCAAAAACAGAAACATTAACACTGGCAGAGTGTGCGAATCGTATTTTAGCAGAAGATATTTTTTCCCCGATTAATGTACCAAGTTTCGATAATTCGGCAATGGATGGCTATGCGTTTCGTTTAGCTGATCTTGCGCAGTTTGAATGTTTAACCGTTGCCGGTAAATCTTTTGCCGGTAATCCGTTTAATGGCGAAGTGAAAGCCGGCGAATGTGTTCGCATTATGACCGGTGCGATGGTGCCGGCAGACTGTAATGTAGTGGTAATGCAAGAAGAAGCGGAAGTAGAGACACTTACAAGCGGTCAAATTTTAGTGAAATTTTGCAAAATGCCGAAGCTTGGACAAAACATTCGCCGAATTGGTGAAGACGTAAAACAAGGCGCATTGGTATTGGCAAAAGGTAGCTTATTAAACGTAACCACTTTGCCGTTATTAGCTTCGTTAGGCATTGTGCAAGTGCCGGTATTTAGCCGTTTAAAAGTTGCGATTCTTTCCACCGGTGATGAATTAACTTCGGTCGGTCAGCCGCTAGAACAAGGCAAAATTTATGATACGAACCGTTTTGCGGTGCGTTTAATGTTAGAAAAACTGAATTGTGAGATTTTAGATTTTGGCATTTTACCGGACGATCCGGCAGTGTTCGAACAAACATTTAATCAAGCGCGGCAGCAAGCGGACGTATTAATTACCAGCGCGGCGTGTCGGTCGGTGAAGCAGATTTCACCAAAGATGTGTTAGAAAAACTGGGCGAAATCGGCTTTTGGAAAATTGCGATGAAACCTGGCAAACCGTTTGCTTTCGGTAAATTGCAACACGCTTGGTTCTTCGGTTTACCGGGTAATCCGGTTTCCGCTTTAGTCACCTTTTACCAATTAGTGCAACCAGCGTTAGCCAAATTAGCTGGTATGAATGCGGAGCGTATTGCAAATCTTACCCAAAATTTAACCGCTATTGCGGAGATGAATTTGAAAAAAGCAGTTGGTCGCCAAGATTTCCAACGTGGTTTCTATTATGTTAATCAACAAGGTGAAGTAGCAGTGCGTCCGGTCGGTTCGCAAGGTTCTCATCTGTTTAGTGCATTTTATGAAAGTAATTGTTTTATTGTGTTGGAGACGGAACGAGGCAATGTGAATGCCGGTGAAAAAGTGACGATTCAGCCGTTTAACAGTTTATTGAGATAGTGAGTGAATATGGAACTTAGCGATCAGGAAATGTTGCGCTATAACCGTCAAATTATTTTAAAAAGTGTTGATTTTGACGGACAAGAAAAGTTAAAAGCAAGTCGCGTATTGATTGTCGGGCTGGGCGGTTTGGGTTGTAGTGCGGCACAATATCTTGCTTCCGCTGGTGTTGGACATTTGATCTTGGTGGATTTTGATGAAGTATCATTATCCAATTTACAGCGCCAAATTTTGCATACGGATGCCAATATCGGACAACCGAAAGTAGAGTCGGCAAAAGCGCGTTTAAGCCAAATCAATCCGCATATTCAGCTTGAAGCGATTAATAAACAATGTAGCGATGCCGAATTTGCCGAGTTGATTGAGCGAGTGGATTTAGTGTTGGATTGCACCGATAACGTGACGGTACGTAATCAGTTAAATTTGCAATGTTTTGCGCAAAAACGACCGCTTGTTTCCGGCTCAGCGATTCGTTTTGAAGGACAAATTTCAATCTTTACCTATGCGGAAAATGAGCCTTGTTATAACTGTTTGAGTCAATTATTCGGTGACGGCACTTTAAGTTGTGTGGAAGCTGGTGTGATTGCACCAATCGTTGGTGTGGTGGGGAGCTTACAAGCGTTGGAAGCAATTAAATTATTGCTGAATATCGGTAAAAGTTTATCCGGAAAATTATTGATGGTTGACGGATTACATTTTTCAGTAAGAGAAATGACCTTGCCAAAACTTAAAGATTGTGAAATTTGTTGTCAATAAATTGCTAACATTCAAGATGTGCAAAGAATTGACAAGTTAGGTTATAGTGTTTGACGCTAAAACGGTTTAGCGATACCATGGCTCCCGTTTTGTTCCTCCTTAGTTCAGTCGGTAGAACGGTGGACTGTTAATCCATATGTCGCAGGTTCGAGTCCCGCAGGAGGAGCCAACTAATTTCCTTTAGTTTTGCTTTTGTTCTTGTTTTATTTGTCTCCTTTTATAAAACAGTGATTCATACCTCCAGAATTAGAACAAAAGAATTTGCCCCGTAGGTTTTCTATGGGGTTTCTTTTTTTCTAGCTCTTGTCCAAATATTTTCAAGTCTTCAATATTTCCACCACAGAATTCCTCAACTATAAAACCGATCGATTTTGAGTTTATTCTGTGGCGAAGAGTCAATTATTTGGTAAATAAC of Actinobacillus arthritidis contains these proteins:
- the moeB gene encoding molybdopterin-synthase adenylyltransferase MoeB is translated as MELSDQEMLRYNRQIILKSVDFDGQEKLKASRVLIVGLGGLGCSAAQYLASAGVGHLILVDFDEVSLSNLQRQILHTDANIGQPKVESAKARLSQINPHIQLEAINKQCSDAEFAELIERVDLVLDCTDNVTVRNQLNLQCFAQKRPLVSGSAIRFEGQISIFTYAENEPCYNCLSQLFGDGTLSCVEAGVIAPIVGVVGSLQALEAIKLLLNIGKSLSGKLLMVDGLHFSVREMTLPKLKDCEICCQ
- a CDS encoding MarC family protein, encoding MFDSLAVQFVVLWAVIDPIGSIPVYLAKTIGLPIEDRRKIARNAVVISAGILMFFLVGGQMLLEAMQIPLSAFQSAGGLVLLLFALTMIFGESKPEQEMKIKASISELAVYPLAVPSIASPGAMMAIVLLTDNHRFSITDQVVTAGIMLSVLAITYLFLLAANRIQHFIGNAGAAIISRVMGLILASVAINNLLVGVRDFFIQVS
- a CDS encoding ABC transporter ATP-binding protein; translated protein: MIFFTDLILKRGQSVLLENTSVTIHTGQKVGLVGKNGCGKSSLFALVKGELQPEGGDVSLPKNWAISWVNQETPALEISALDYVIQGDREYTGLMSQLEKANQENNGNQIALIHTQLDTIDAWTIQARATTLLNGLGFSNEQLSLPVKSFSGGWRMRLNLAQALICRSDLSLLDEPTNHLDLDAVIWLEKWLTNYRGTLLLISHDRDFLDPIIDRVIHIENQQLNDYTGNYTSFEIQRATKISQQNAAYAQQQRKVAHLQSFIDRFKAKATKAKQAQSRIKALEKMELIAPAYADSPFEFEFRPPLALPSPLLMMEKASAGYGDKTILESVKLNLVPGSRIGLLGRNGAGKSTLIKLLAGELAPQTGHIQLAKGVQLGYFAQHQVDTLRFDESPLWHLQKIAPELTEQEVRNYLGGFDFKGDKVKQNVGSFSGGEKARLVLALIVWQRPNLLLLDEPTNHLDLEMRQALTDALTYYEGSLVVVSHDRHLLRSTVNEFYLVHDKKVEEFKGDLEDYQKWLNEQNALETAKNSGNSTACAEEKADNSAANRKEQKRLEAELRQQTAPLRKKITQLEKDLEKASEKLNQLEALLASSEIYEMENKAQLTKTLAKQIEAKKAVEEIEMEWLDCQERLEALLS